The Calditerrivibrio sp. sequence ACCTCACCTTTTCCGTTTTATAAAATGTATTTAAAATATCTTGTTCTGTATATCCCAACGCCTTAAGTAGAACAGTGGACAATATCTTTCTTTTTTTGTCGATCCTTACATATATAAAGTTTTTAGTGTCAAACTCAAAATCTATCCAAGAACCCCGATAAGGGATAATGCGGGCACCGTAAAGATGTTTCTCTACTACACTTTTACCAGCCGTAAGATCTTCAAAAAAGATTCCGGGCGATCTGTGGAGCTGACTTACAATAACCCTTTCCACACCATTTATGATAAAAGTAGCCCTTTCAGTCATCAAAGGTATATCACAAAGATAAACGTCAGATTCTTTTGCCGATGAAACTACCTTTTCAGTACCATCTTCACTGTTTTCATAGCACACCAACCTTACCTTTACCTTAAGGGGTGCAGCATAAGAAGTCTTTCTTATTATAGATTCTTTAGCATCATATTTTGGCTTCTCAATGGAATAGCTAATATACTCAAGAACAGATGTCTCATTAAAATCAGATATCGGAAATATCTCTCTAAAAACCTGTTCCAAACCTTTGTTTTCCCGCTTATCTGCTGGAACATCCAGTTGTAGGAAGTCCAGATAAGAGTTCTTCTGAACCTCAACAAGGTCTGGCATATCTAATACTTTTTTTATCTTAGAAAAACTAACTCTTTGAATGGAATTGGTAGATTTATTCATTTCTCCACCTATAGGATTTATTTATGTTTTTAAAATAACTCAAAGTGAAAAAAGGAGGCTTTCGCCTCCATTTATAACACAAGTAGATATTACTTAATCTCTACAGTAGCACCAGCTTCAACAAGCGCTGCCTTGATCTTTTCAGCCTCTTCCTTCTTCACACCCTCTTTAACAGGCTTTGGAGCCTCATCGACAAGAGCCTTAGCCTCTTTAAGTCCAAGACCTGTGATCTCTCTAACAACCTTGATAACCTGTACCTTCTGAGCGCCACCGCTTACAAGGATTACATCAAACTCAGTCTTTTCTGCAGGAGCTTCAGCAGTAGC is a genomic window containing:
- the rplL gene encoding 50S ribosomal protein L7/L12, which translates into the protein MSITKEQVIEFIENMTVIELANFVKELEEKFGVSAAAPVAMMAAPAAAAATAEAPAEKTEFDVILVSGGAQKVQVIKVVREITGLGLKEAKALVDEAPKPVKEGVKKEEAEKIKAALVEAGATVEIK